TCTCGTACGGTATTGTAGGAGGAATAATCCTTGTCTTGTACGGTATTATTCCAACTCTGCAGAGCTTTCCAACATTTGGGCGAGTCTATGCAGCTTACGGCGGTGTATTCATCATTCTTGCCGTGCTGTGGGGATGGTTTGTTGATAAAAAAACACCTGATATGTACGATTGGATCGGAGCTGCTGTTTGTGTTGTAGGGGTCTCCATTATGCTTTGGGCCCCTAGAAGTTAATAATTTAGAAGGTAAGCTTGCTTAATTCAATAAGTAGGGGTATATTTCTCTTATGTGAATTGAATAACCACCAACCGGGAGCTTGATTAGTCAGGCTGAGAGTGCGGGATATACCGCTGACCGTTCGATCTGATCTAGGTAATGCTA
Above is a genomic segment from Paenibacillus sp. HWE-109 containing:
- a CDS encoding YnfA family protein codes for the protein MLLTILLFVIAGIAEIGGGYLVWLWLRESKPLSYGIVGGIILVLYGIIPTLQSFPTFGRVYAAYGGVFIILAVLWGWFVDKKTPDMYDWIGAAVCVVGVSIMLWAPRS